One genomic segment of Actinomycetes bacterium includes these proteins:
- a CDS encoding rod shape-determining protein RodA, with amino-acid sequence MARDSVLRRLDWVLALAVAALLALGTVLVWSATRQRELDAGLDPQAFLKKHLLNITIGLALAVVTTLLDYRMLRA; translated from the coding sequence GTGGCCCGTGACTCTGTGCTGCGCCGGTTGGACTGGGTCCTTGCCCTCGCCGTGGCCGCGCTGCTGGCCCTCGGGACGGTGCTGGTGTGGTCGGCGACCCGGCAGCGGGAGCTGGACGCGGGCCTGGACCCGCAGGCGTTCTTGAAGAAGCACCTGCTCAACATCACCATCGGGCTGGCGCTGGCGGTGGTGACCACGCTGCTGGACTACCGGATGCTGCGCGCC
- a CDS encoding cyclic nucleotide-binding domain-containing protein, with amino-acid sequence MAGAVTDRTEADWTDVLASVPLFAGLSKRHVHSIAKLAKVQSYPAFTELVREGHRGESFYLILDGTAVVRPPGKRAVKLGFGDFFGELSLLDNAPRSATVQAQSEVLVARIGRTDFLRMLQHEPKVALVLLTSLAGRLRATEASARH; translated from the coding sequence ATGGCTGGTGCCGTCACTGACCGAACCGAGGCCGACTGGACCGACGTCCTCGCCTCGGTCCCGCTGTTCGCCGGCCTGTCCAAGCGGCACGTGCACAGCATCGCCAAGCTGGCCAAGGTCCAGAGCTACCCGGCGTTCACCGAGCTCGTCCGCGAGGGCCACCGGGGTGAGTCGTTCTACCTGATCCTGGACGGGACAGCGGTCGTCCGGCCCCCGGGCAAGCGCGCGGTGAAACTGGGCTTCGGTGACTTCTTCGGGGAGCTGTCGCTGCTCGACAACGCGCCCCGGTCGGCGACCGTCCAGGCGCAGAGCGAGGTGCTGGTCGCGCGGATCGGCCGGACCGACTTCCTGCGGATGCTCCAGCACGAGCCAAAGGTCGCCCTGGTGCTGCTCACCAGCCTGGCCGGCCGGCTGCGCGCGACCGAGGCCTCCGCCCGCCACTGA
- a CDS encoding ABC transporter permease, whose amino-acid sequence MSTSELTRPATYGLLDRPAPVSTRLLRSELRLVFRRRRNLAILGVLACAPLLLGIAIKIGGGGDGGGGGPAFIGQITRNGLFLAFTSLVVTLPLFLPLAVSVVSGESVAGEASAGTLRSLLVVPVGRTRLLLVKYAGIVAFGLAAATVVGAMGVLVGLLLFPTGPVTLLSGSTISFGAALMRVLLVVLYVAAMLAGIAAIGLFISTLTEVPLAAMAATAITVVVVAILDSVPQISSIHPYLFVQWWFSFGDLIRDPVVYGPMVHGLVVHAVYVAVFGSLAWARLTTKDVSG is encoded by the coding sequence ATGTCGACCAGTGAGCTGACCCGTCCCGCGACGTATGGCCTGCTCGACCGACCGGCCCCGGTGAGCACGCGGCTGCTGCGCTCGGAGCTGCGACTGGTGTTCCGCCGGCGGCGCAACCTGGCGATCCTCGGTGTGCTGGCCTGTGCCCCGCTGCTGCTCGGCATCGCCATCAAGATCGGCGGCGGGGGTGACGGCGGGGGTGGCGGTCCGGCGTTCATCGGCCAGATCACCCGCAACGGGCTGTTCCTCGCCTTCACCTCGCTGGTGGTGACGCTGCCGCTGTTCCTGCCGCTAGCGGTGTCCGTGGTGTCCGGTGAGTCGGTGGCCGGCGAGGCCTCGGCCGGGACGCTGCGCAGCCTGCTCGTCGTCCCGGTGGGCCGGACCCGGCTGCTGCTGGTCAAGTACGCCGGGATCGTGGCGTTCGGGCTAGCCGCGGCCACGGTCGTCGGGGCGATGGGGGTGCTCGTCGGGCTGCTGCTGTTCCCCACCGGGCCGGTCACGCTGCTGTCGGGGTCGACCATCTCGTTCGGCGCGGCACTGATGCGGGTGCTGCTCGTGGTGCTCTACGTCGCCGCCATGCTGGCCGGCATCGCGGCGATCGGGCTGTTCATCTCCACGTTGACCGAGGTGCCGCTCGCCGCGATGGCGGCCACGGCGATCACCGTGGTGGTCGTCGCGATCCTCGACTCGGTGCCGCAGATCTCCTCGATCCACCCGTACCTGTTCGTGCAGTGGTGGTTCAGCTTCGGCGACCTGATCCGTGACCCGGTGGTGTACGGGCCCATGGTGCACGGGCTCGTGGTCCATGCCGTCTACGTGGCGGTCTTCGGCTCGCTGGCCTGGGCCCGGCTCACCACCAAGGACGTCTCCGGCTGA
- a CDS encoding ABC transporter ATP-binding protein encodes MVAPPTPALATRGLTKRFRGGQVAVDGVDLMVPHGSVYGFLGPNGSGKTTTIRMLLGLIAPTSGEHDLLGRRMPGAAAEVLPRVGALVEGPAFYPYLSGWDNLARIDAADRTVDPATGRARIGLALERVGLSAAARKRYRNYSLGMRQRLGLAAALLRPRDLLVLDEPTNGLDPQGTREVRALIRELAAEGATVFLSSHLLSEIEQVCSHVGVMSRGRLVAQGTLRELRDVAAPRVRVVTGQPAEAMAVLTALGLAAPEARDGQVLATLDGVPSERVTEALVRAGIGVRELVVERPDLEDVFVSLTGEGFDVDQ; translated from the coding sequence GTGGTGGCCCCCCCCACCCCGGCGCTGGCCACCCGCGGCCTGACCAAGCGGTTCCGCGGCGGCCAGGTCGCGGTGGACGGCGTCGACCTGATGGTTCCGCACGGGTCGGTGTACGGCTTCCTCGGTCCCAACGGCTCCGGCAAGACGACGACCATCCGGATGCTGCTCGGCCTGATCGCGCCGACGTCGGGGGAGCACGACCTGCTCGGACGCCGGATGCCGGGAGCGGCGGCCGAAGTCCTGCCCAGGGTCGGCGCCCTCGTCGAAGGCCCGGCCTTCTACCCCTACCTGAGCGGCTGGGACAACCTGGCCCGGATCGACGCGGCGGACCGGACCGTCGACCCGGCCACCGGCCGGGCCCGGATCGGCCTCGCCCTGGAGCGGGTGGGGCTGTCGGCCGCGGCCCGCAAGCGGTACCGCAACTACTCGCTGGGCATGCGGCAGCGGCTCGGCCTGGCCGCCGCCCTGCTGCGGCCCCGGGACCTGCTGGTGCTCGACGAGCCCACCAACGGCCTGGACCCGCAGGGCACCCGCGAGGTACGGGCGCTGATTCGCGAGCTGGCCGCGGAGGGCGCCACGGTGTTCCTCTCCTCGCACCTTCTGTCCGAGATCGAGCAGGTCTGCTCGCACGTCGGCGTCATGAGCCGGGGTCGTCTGGTGGCCCAGGGGACGCTGCGCGAGCTGCGGGACGTCGCGGCACCCCGGGTTCGGGTGGTGACCGGGCAGCCCGCGGAGGCGATGGCCGTGCTCACCGCCTTGGGACTGGCCGCGCCGGAGGCTCGGGACGGCCAGGTCCTGGCGACGCTCGACGGCGTGCCGTCCGAGCGGGTGACCGAGGCGCTGGTCCGGGCCGGCATCGGGGTCCGCGAGCTGGTGGTCGAGCGGCCCGACCTCGAGGACGTGTTCGTCTCACTCACCGGGGAGGGCTTCGATGTCGACCAGTGA